From Oscillospiraceae bacterium CM, a single genomic window includes:
- a CDS encoding ABC transporter ATP-binding protein has translation MSKNEYEIGQMKNQTRRGGFGGGHGPGGMAMGGEKAKDFKKSWGKLLQYSRQYTVAMIVAVICAVGGSIASLLGPDKLRDITNIITDGLAGIMTGAHIDLNKITDICVLLVILYAGGFVLIFIQGWIMATVTQRLTKSMRRDISEKINKLPLRYFDNTTVGNILSRVTNDIDTLGQSLNQSLGLLITSVTLILGAIVLMLATNVLMALTAIGATLIGFVAMSLILKSSQKYFSRNQKHLGDINGHIEEIYAGHNIVKAFNGEKEAQRKFDEINGKLYASNWKSQFFSGLMMPLMSFIGNFGYVAVCVVGAVLAKNGSIEFGVIVAFMIYIRLFTQPLAQIAQAATTLQSTAAASERVFEFLEEEELPDEMGKTETLTNIRGDVAFDHVHFGYNPDKTIINNFSADIKAGQKVAIVGPTGAGKTTLVNLLMRFYETDSGDILVDGVPIKNLRRENVHDLFCMVLQDTWLFEGTIRENIVYSKTGVSDDTVKAACKAVGLHHFIRTLPNGYDTVLGDNANLSAGQKQLLTIARAMIENAPLLILDEATSSVDTRTEVLVQKAMDELMKGRTSFVIAHRLSTIKNADIILVMRDGDIVESGSHAELLALGGFYAELYNSQFEQAS, from the coding sequence ATGAGCAAGAACGAATACGAAATCGGACAAATGAAAAATCAGACCCGGCGCGGCGGCTTTGGCGGCGGGCACGGCCCCGGCGGCATGGCCATGGGCGGGGAAAAAGCGAAGGATTTCAAGAAATCCTGGGGAAAGCTGCTGCAATACAGCCGCCAATACACCGTCGCCATGATCGTCGCCGTGATTTGCGCCGTCGGTGGCTCCATCGCGTCGCTTTTGGGCCCTGATAAACTCCGCGACATCACCAACATCATTACGGATGGGCTCGCAGGGATCATGACGGGCGCGCACATCGACCTGAATAAAATCACCGATATCTGTGTTCTGCTTGTGATCCTATATGCCGGCGGCTTCGTTCTGATCTTCATCCAAGGCTGGATCATGGCAACCGTCACGCAGCGCCTCACGAAAAGCATGCGGCGCGACATCTCGGAGAAGATCAATAAGCTCCCGCTGCGGTATTTTGACAACACGACTGTCGGCAATATCTTAAGCCGCGTGACAAACGATATCGATACGCTCGGCCAGTCGTTAAACCAGAGCCTCGGTCTGCTGATCACCTCCGTCACGTTGATTCTAGGTGCCATTGTCTTGATGCTTGCCACAAACGTCCTCATGGCGCTTACCGCCATCGGGGCAACGCTCATAGGCTTTGTCGCCATGAGCCTCATCCTCAAATCTTCGCAGAAATATTTTTCGCGCAACCAGAAGCACCTCGGCGACATTAACGGCCACATCGAAGAAATTTACGCCGGGCACAACATCGTCAAGGCTTTTAACGGCGAAAAGGAAGCGCAGCGTAAGTTTGATGAGATCAATGGGAAGCTATACGCCTCCAACTGGAAATCGCAGTTTTTCTCCGGACTCATGATGCCGCTCATGAGCTTCATCGGCAACTTCGGCTATGTCGCCGTCTGCGTCGTTGGCGCGGTGCTGGCCAAGAATGGATCGATCGAATTTGGCGTCATCGTCGCTTTCATGATCTATATCCGCCTGTTCACGCAGCCGCTGGCTCAGATTGCCCAGGCCGCGACGACGCTGCAGTCTACGGCGGCCGCCAGCGAGCGCGTCTTTGAATTCCTTGAGGAGGAAGAACTGCCGGACGAAATGGGCAAAACGGAAACGCTTACCAACATCCGTGGCGATGTGGCGTTTGACCATGTTCACTTTGGCTACAACCCGGACAAAACAATTATTAATAACTTCTCAGCCGACATCAAGGCCGGTCAGAAGGTCGCCATCGTCGGGCCGACGGGCGCCGGTAAAACAACGCTTGTCAACCTCCTCATGCGCTTTTATGAGACGGACAGCGGCGATATCCTTGTTGACGGCGTCCCCATCAAAAATCTGCGGCGTGAAAATGTCCATGATCTTTTCTGCATGGTTTTGCAGGACACATGGCTGTTTGAGGGCACAATCCGGGAGAACATCGTCTATTCGAAGACGGGCGTCAGTGACGACACGGTCAAAGCGGCCTGCAAAGCCGTCGGCCTGCACCACTTCATCCGAACACTGCCGAACGGGTACGACACGGTGCTCGGCGACAACGCCAATCTCTCCGCCGGTCAAAAACAGCTTCTCACCATCGCGCGCGCCATGATCGAAAACGCGCCGCTGCTCATTCTGGACGAGGCAACGAGCTCCGTTGACACACGCACCGAGGTTCTTGTCCAAAAGGCAATGGATGAACTCATGAAGGGGCGGACGTCCTTTGTCATTGCCCACCGGCTCTCAACGATCAAAAACGCCGATATCATACTTGTCATGCGTGACGGCGATATCGTCGAAAGCGGCAGCCACGCCGAGCTTCTGGCGCTGGGCGGCTTCTACGCCGAACTTTACAACAGCCAGTTCGAGCAGGCCTCGTAA
- a CDS encoding FAD-dependent oxidoreductase: MGKKVVIVGGVAGGASCAARLRRLDESAEIIVFERGEYISYANCGLPYHVGDVIKQRSALLLQTPVAMRAKFNVDVRVKQEVTAIDRTAKTVTVKKADSGETYTESYDTLVLSTGSSPLRPPIPGIDSKRIMTLWTVPDTDKIRSFIKEQNVKSAVVIGGGFIGLEMAENLHHAGVAVSIVEMLDQVMAPIDFEMAQLLHEHMTQQGVDLRLGDGVDSFKDEGSSVTVSLKSGAQIKTELVILSIGVRPNGEIAKAAGLEMNARGGIIVSDTLVTSDPSIYAVGDVIEVEDFIDKSRTMIPLAGPANKQGRIAANNIAGASERYEGTQGTSVAKVFDLTAASTGANEKTLVKKGLVKGKDFTSVIIMQNSHASYYPGSMPMTIKLIFSMDGKKIYGAQIVGGDLVDKRIDTIAVTIRLGGGVEALKTLELAYAPPYSSAKDPVNMAGFVAENVLTGKAVFSEWDIDVTKNNIVALDVREPVEIEAFALPSYKNIPLGQLRGRLGELDKNSDIVVFCAISVRGYNAARILMNNGFKNVRIYPAGARFFRSMHYKDYTCEVEALPKPVSDSGHVAIPEIKARMQLDCSGMQCPGPILKVFETMKDMKDGDVVQVSASDPGFARDIVAWTRRTGNTLLTNEKQGNDYVALLQKGGGLKPTSAVAGENNNKTIIVFSGDLDKVLASFIIANGAAAMGRHVTMFFTFWGLNALRKNSKVKVQKSFIEAMFGGMMPRGSGKLKLSKMNMGGMGTAMMKMVMRQKNVDSLETLIKKAMDNGVKIIACTMSMDVMGIQKEELMDGIDYAGVGTYLGDAEESNVNLFI, from the coding sequence ATGGGTAAAAAAGTCGTTATTGTCGGCGGCGTTGCGGGCGGTGCCAGCTGTGCCGCGCGTTTGCGGCGTCTTGATGAAAGCGCGGAAATCATTGTTTTTGAACGCGGCGAGTATATCTCCTATGCAAACTGCGGGCTGCCGTATCACGTCGGTGACGTCATCAAGCAGAGAAGCGCTCTTTTGCTGCAGACGCCGGTAGCGATGCGCGCCAAGTTTAACGTCGATGTGCGTGTCAAACAGGAAGTGACGGCCATTGATCGCACGGCGAAAACCGTCACGGTCAAGAAAGCCGACAGCGGTGAAACATACACAGAAAGCTATGACACGCTCGTCCTCTCGACGGGTTCGTCGCCGCTGCGCCCGCCGATTCCGGGCATTGACTCCAAACGCATCATGACGCTGTGGACGGTGCCGGATACCGACAAAATTCGCAGCTTCATCAAGGAGCAAAACGTCAAGAGCGCCGTCGTTATCGGGGGCGGGTTCATCGGACTTGAGATGGCTGAGAACCTCCATCACGCGGGTGTTGCGGTTTCTATTGTTGAAATGCTCGATCAGGTTATGGCGCCGATTGATTTTGAGATGGCGCAGCTTCTCCATGAGCATATGACGCAGCAGGGCGTTGACCTGCGCCTTGGGGACGGTGTTGATTCCTTTAAAGACGAGGGGTCGAGCGTCACTGTGTCGCTCAAAAGCGGCGCGCAGATCAAAACAGAGCTCGTTATCCTCTCCATCGGCGTGCGCCCGAATGGCGAAATAGCAAAGGCGGCGGGCCTTGAGATGAATGCCCGCGGCGGCATCATCGTCAGCGACACGCTCGTCACGTCCGACCCCAGTATTTATGCCGTCGGCGACGTCATCGAGGTTGAGGACTTCATTGACAAGAGCCGCACGATGATCCCGCTGGCCGGCCCGGCCAACAAGCAAGGCCGCATTGCCGCCAATAACATCGCCGGCGCGTCGGAGCGTTACGAAGGCACGCAGGGCACGTCGGTTGCGAAGGTCTTTGACCTGACGGCCGCCTCGACTGGCGCGAATGAAAAAACGCTCGTCAAAAAAGGCCTTGTGAAGGGCAAGGATTTTACATCGGTCATCATCATGCAGAATTCCCACGCGTCGTACTATCCAGGCTCCATGCCGATGACGATTAAGCTCATCTTCTCGATGGACGGCAAGAAAATATACGGCGCACAGATCGTCGGCGGCGACCTTGTCGACAAGCGCATCGACACGATTGCCGTCACCATTCGCCTCGGCGGCGGCGTCGAAGCCCTTAAAACGCTGGAACTGGCTTACGCGCCCCCGTATTCCTCGGCAAAGGACCCTGTCAACATGGCCGGTTTCGTTGCGGAAAACGTTTTGACAGGCAAGGCCGTCTTCTCCGAGTGGGATATTGATGTCACGAAAAATAATATCGTTGCGCTCGACGTGCGCGAACCAGTCGAAATTGAGGCTTTCGCCCTGCCGTCTTATAAAAATATTCCGCTCGGCCAGCTGCGCGGGAGACTTGGTGAACTCGATAAAAACAGTGATATCGTCGTCTTCTGCGCCATCAGCGTCCGCGGGTATAACGCCGCGCGTATTCTGATGAACAACGGCTTTAAAAACGTCCGCATTTATCCGGCAGGCGCGCGCTTTTTCCGCTCGATGCACTATAAAGATTACACCTGTGAGGTTGAGGCGCTGCCAAAGCCCGTTTCCGACAGCGGCCACGTCGCCATTCCGGAGATCAAGGCGCGCATGCAGCTCGACTGCAGCGGCATGCAGTGCCCCGGCCCGATTTTAAAGGTCTTTGAGACGATGAAAGACATGAAGGACGGTGACGTTGTTCAGGTCTCCGCCTCCGACCCCGGCTTCGCCCGCGATATCGTGGCTTGGACGCGCCGAACAGGCAATACGCTCCTGACGAACGAAAAACAGGGTAATGATTACGTCGCGCTCTTGCAAAAGGGCGGCGGGCTCAAGCCGACATCGGCCGTCGCCGGTGAAAATAACAACAAAACAATTATCGTCTTCTCCGGCGATCTCGACAAAGTTCTGGCCTCCTTTATCATCGCCAACGGCGCGGCGGCGATGGGGCGGCACGTCACCATGTTCTTCACCTTCTGGGGGCTGAATGCGTTACGGAAGAATAGCAAGGTCAAGGTCCAAAAGTCTTTCATCGAAGCGATGTTCGGCGGCATGATGCCGCGCGGCTCCGGCAAGCTCAAGCTGTCCAAGATGAATATGGGCGGCATGGGCACAGCCATGATGAAAATGGTGATGCGCCAGAAAAATGTCGATTCATTGGAGACCCTCATAAAAAAAGCCATGGACAACGGCGTCAAGATTATCGCCTGCACCATGAGCATGGACGTGATGGGCATTCAGAAAGAAGAGCTCATGGACGGCATTGATTACGCGGGCGTCGGCACCTATCTCGGCGACGCGGAAGAATCTAACGTCAACCTGTTCATTTAA
- the nuoE gene encoding NADH-quinone oxidoreductase subunit NuoE, whose product MNAKLVQCTCAEDKEKFSEIANIIDLYKDKEGNLIQILHASQEIYGYLPPELLDFIARETHRPLSEVSGVATFYSFFSTKPRGKHTIRVCLGTACYVRGGKKIIDALEKTLHVDVGETTKDGLFTFEVARCIGACGLAPAMMIDDVVYKQVNPNKLDTILSQYK is encoded by the coding sequence ATGAATGCCAAGCTCGTCCAATGTACCTGCGCGGAAGACAAGGAGAAGTTTTCCGAAATCGCCAATATCATTGACCTTTACAAAGACAAAGAAGGGAATTTGATTCAAATTCTGCACGCGTCCCAGGAGATTTACGGTTATTTACCGCCGGAGCTTCTGGACTTCATCGCCCGGGAGACGCACCGTCCGCTCTCGGAGGTCAGCGGTGTGGCCACGTTCTACTCTTTCTTCTCTACCAAACCGCGCGGCAAGCATACGATTCGCGTCTGCCTCGGGACGGCCTGTTACGTTCGCGGCGGCAAAAAGATAATCGACGCGCTGGAGAAGACGCTGCATGTGGACGTCGGTGAGACAACAAAGGACGGTCTTTTTACCTTCGAGGTGGCGCGCTGTATCGGCGCGTGCGGCCTCGCCCCCGCCATGATGATTGACGACGTCGTCTACAAGCAGGTCAATCCCAATAAGCTCGACACGATTTTGTCGCAGTACAAGTGA
- a CDS encoding FAD-dependent oxidoreductase, translating into MSQELIENIADLKRRRTQYNEKSASYANQVLVCSGAGCVSSHCAEVRDAVIEELQHIGRQEHVLVRETGCMGTCAVGPVMLILPERVFFTKLTPETAKLIIRTYFTTGKVLSEYTFYDYSLKKHVPKIDDIDFFKQQVKIALRNCGAIEFDSIDAYISRDGYFAIAEALYEKSPQDVINEVKKSGLRGRGGAGFPTGVKWQSGHDAAGARKFIICNADEGDPGAFMDRSILEGDPHAVIEGMMLGGYAIGATKGYIYVRAEYPIAVERLTKAIDDARACGLLGGNLFGSDFKFDLELRIGAGAFVCGEETALMASVEGRRGEPRQKPPFPFQAGLFQEPTIINNVETLASIPEIVRRGGTWYAQFGTEKSTGTKVFALAGDVVNTGIIEVPVGMPLGDILFSIGGGMREGKKFKAAQIGGPSGGCVTKENLNTPTEYEAIQKLGAIMGSGGLIAMNEDTCMVDTARFFMDFIKDESCGKCNACRTGTTRMLEILERITRGEGREGDVELLIELGETIKDTAMCGLGQTAPNPVLSTIKYFRDEYDEHIRNKYCRAGVCADLFISPCENTCPANVNVPGYLRLIAAGRFMDAHNLVRQENPFPAVCGRICTHPCESKCRRGTLDEAVAIRELKRYVADYAYKNEQPFKKDVVFPKNGKKIAIIGAGTSGLTCGYYLVRIGYEVDVFESESVAGGVLAFGIPEYRLPKKVLQHEVDLIAQAGVNIHLNVDVAKDIAFKSLRSKYDAVYVATGAQFPEKVNIPGENLPGVIHGIDFLKSVNLRHDVKLSGTVAVIGGGNTAIDSARTAVRLGADKVLVLYRRTRDAMPAYDEEICEAVEEGIEVIELVAPVRFIGGRNGRVSKIECVRMTLGAFGDDGRRKSVPVEGSNFFIDVDTVIPAVSQYSDLPFIPKSEIGLTPWGTFIIDNDTMMTTMPGVFAGGDVARGPDTVIQAIADGKNAAVAIDMYLGGSGVLNKGAPIDIPAITSDDEVVEHPRFEMKMLETEKCKTCFDEVNLGYHKLNAMAEAMRCLQCDRR; encoded by the coding sequence ATGAGCCAGGAATTGATTGAAAACATCGCCGATTTAAAGCGGCGGCGCACCCAGTATAACGAAAAATCGGCGTCCTACGCCAATCAGGTGCTCGTGTGCAGCGGGGCGGGGTGTGTCTCCTCCCATTGTGCCGAGGTCAGAGACGCCGTTATTGAAGAACTGCAGCACATCGGCAGGCAGGAGCATGTTCTTGTCCGGGAGACGGGCTGCATGGGCACCTGTGCCGTCGGCCCCGTCATGCTGATTCTCCCCGAGCGCGTCTTTTTCACAAAGCTGACGCCGGAGACAGCCAAATTAATCATCCGGACGTATTTCACAACCGGCAAGGTGCTGTCGGAATACACGTTCTACGACTATTCGTTGAAAAAACATGTGCCGAAAATCGATGATATTGACTTTTTCAAGCAGCAGGTTAAAATCGCGCTGCGCAACTGCGGTGCCATAGAATTTGACAGCATTGACGCCTACATAAGCCGTGACGGGTATTTCGCCATTGCCGAGGCGCTGTATGAAAAAAGCCCGCAGGATGTTATCAACGAAGTAAAGAAGTCCGGCCTCCGCGGGCGCGGCGGCGCGGGTTTCCCAACCGGCGTCAAATGGCAGTCGGGCCACGATGCAGCCGGGGCGCGCAAATTTATCATCTGTAATGCCGACGAGGGCGATCCCGGCGCTTTTATGGACAGGAGCATTCTGGAGGGCGACCCGCACGCGGTTATTGAAGGCATGATGCTCGGCGGCTATGCCATCGGGGCGACGAAGGGCTACATCTACGTCCGCGCGGAATATCCCATCGCCGTTGAGCGCCTGACAAAGGCCATTGACGACGCGCGGGCCTGCGGCCTTCTCGGTGGGAACCTGTTCGGCAGTGACTTTAAGTTTGATTTGGAGCTCCGCATTGGCGCGGGCGCTTTCGTCTGCGGCGAGGAGACGGCACTGATGGCGTCTGTCGAAGGCCGGCGCGGCGAACCGCGGCAGAAGCCGCCGTTCCCGTTCCAAGCGGGCCTCTTCCAAGAGCCGACGATTATCAATAATGTTGAAACACTTGCCAGCATCCCCGAAATCGTTCGGCGCGGCGGCACGTGGTACGCACAGTTCGGAACGGAGAAGAGCACGGGCACAAAGGTGTTCGCGCTGGCCGGCGACGTTGTCAATACCGGCATTATTGAGGTTCCTGTCGGGATGCCGCTCGGTGATATCCTCTTTAGCATCGGCGGCGGCATGCGCGAGGGTAAAAAATTCAAAGCCGCGCAAATCGGCGGGCCGTCCGGTGGCTGCGTGACGAAAGAGAACCTGAATACCCCAACGGAATATGAAGCCATTCAGAAACTGGGGGCCATCATGGGCTCCGGCGGCCTGATCGCCATGAATGAAGACACTTGCATGGTGGACACGGCCCGGTTCTTCATGGATTTCATCAAGGATGAATCGTGCGGCAAGTGCAACGCCTGCCGTACCGGCACAACGCGGATGCTGGAGATTTTAGAGCGCATCACGCGCGGTGAAGGCCGCGAGGGGGATGTAGAGCTTCTCATCGAGCTTGGCGAGACGATCAAGGATACGGCGATGTGCGGCCTCGGCCAAACGGCACCGAACCCTGTTCTCAGCACCATCAAATATTTCCGCGATGAATATGACGAGCATATCCGCAATAAATACTGCCGCGCGGGCGTCTGCGCCGATCTGTTCATATCGCCCTGCGAGAACACGTGCCCGGCAAATGTCAACGTCCCCGGTTATCTCCGGCTCATTGCCGCCGGGCGGTTTATGGACGCGCACAACCTTGTCCGGCAGGAAAACCCGTTCCCGGCTGTTTGCGGGCGCATCTGCACGCACCCCTGTGAGAGCAAATGCCGCCGCGGCACGCTGGACGAGGCCGTTGCCATCCGGGAGCTCAAGCGCTACGTGGCCGATTATGCGTACAAAAACGAGCAGCCATTTAAAAAAGACGTCGTTTTCCCCAAAAACGGGAAGAAGATCGCGATCATCGGCGCGGGGACATCCGGCCTCACATGCGGTTATTATCTCGTGCGCATCGGGTATGAAGTCGATGTCTTTGAGTCGGAATCGGTTGCGGGCGGCGTTTTAGCCTTTGGCATTCCGGAATACAGGCTGCCCAAAAAGGTGCTGCAGCATGAAGTTGACCTCATTGCGCAGGCGGGCGTCAACATTCATTTAAACGTTGACGTTGCCAAGGATATCGCTTTCAAGTCGCTCCGGTCAAAGTATGACGCCGTCTACGTCGCCACGGGCGCGCAGTTCCCCGAAAAGGTGAATATTCCCGGCGAAAACCTGCCCGGCGTTATCCACGGCATTGACTTTTTAAAGAGCGTCAATCTGCGCCACGATGTGAAGCTGTCCGGCACCGTCGCCGTCATCGGCGGCGGCAATACGGCCATCGACTCGGCCCGCACGGCGGTCCGGCTGGGGGCGGACAAAGTGCTCGTCCTGTACCGGCGCACGCGGGATGCCATGCCCGCCTACGATGAGGAAATCTGTGAAGCCGTCGAGGAAGGCATAGAGGTTATCGAGCTCGTCGCCCCTGTCCGCTTCATCGGCGGCCGCAACGGCCGCGTCTCCAAAATCGAGTGCGTCCGCATGACGCTCGGCGCTTTTGGAGACGACGGGCGGCGGAAGTCCGTCCCGGTTGAGGGGTCGAATTTCTTCATTGACGTCGATACCGTCATCCCGGCCGTCAGCCAGTATTCAGACCTGCCGTTTATCCCGAAGAGCGAAATCGGCTTAACGCCATGGGGGACCTTCATCATCGACAACGACACGATGATGACGACGATGCCCGGCGTCTTTGCGGGCGGCGACGTTGCGCGCGGGCCGGATACCGTCATCCAGGCGATTGCCGACGGCAAAAATGCCGCCGTCGCCATCGATATGTACCTTGGCGGCAGCGGGGTTTTGAACAAGGGTGCCCCGATCGACATCCCCGCCATAACGAGTGACGACGAGGTCGTCGAGCATCCGCGCTTTGAGATGAAAATGCTGGAGACGGAAAAGTGCAAAACGTGCTTTGACGAAGTCAACCTCGGGTACCATAAGCTCAACGCCATGGCCGAAGCGATGCGGTGCCTGCAGTGTGACAGGAGGTAG
- a CDS encoding iron hydrogenase small subunit, with translation MNITINNKQVTADEGMTIIEAAKQNGIHIPSLCWLEGIHEFGSCRICVVEVDGAKTLMPSCMTKISEGMVIRTNSDRVRRARKVLYELLLSDHSKDCLSCKRNQSCELQELGKTLGVEVTRFDGKRSDCTVDMSVSITRDLSKCVLCRRCVTACNEIQGVGIINAQNRGFNTVIGPALKNPIGNVNCAFCGQCTVVCPVGALKETDAITKVWDAINDPEKRVVVQTAPAVRVAIAEEFGNPPGTRATGKMAAALHALGFDDVFDTNFTADLTIMEEGTELLSRLTNALTGEEAVLPMITSCSPGWIKFVEHTYPDKLGHLSTCKSPHTMLGALAKSYYAGKINVDPKNIFVVSVMPCTAKKFEIVRPEMQNDGCPNVDAVITTRELASMIKEMGIDFNNLADEEFDNPLGMSTGAADIFGLTGGVMEAALRTAYELVTGREIPFDGLHVTPIVGLDRVKEASITIENPKDAYKHLSGVTLKVAVTSGLKGANQLMEQVAAGQSPYHFIEVMGCPGGCITGGGQPRSDDPAVRQKRLEGIYSEDESKTLRKSHENPYVAALYKEFLEYPNSHASHKYLHTHYVRRGIGNEMTEQRFAVAAPTAKKPAREVVRGHRAAAAPADGRDVFAGVQTVQVLSLEAENTKLKSELADTAETVEILKNVISDYLKRDR, from the coding sequence ATGAATATTACAATTAATAATAAACAGGTCACGGCCGACGAGGGCATGACCATTATCGAAGCCGCCAAACAAAACGGCATCCACATCCCAAGCCTGTGCTGGCTTGAAGGGATTCACGAGTTCGGCTCGTGCCGCATCTGCGTTGTCGAGGTTGACGGGGCAAAGACCTTGATGCCCTCTTGCATGACAAAAATCAGTGAGGGCATGGTCATCCGCACAAATTCTGACAGAGTCCGAAGAGCGCGCAAGGTTCTTTATGAGCTTTTGCTTTCCGACCACTCGAAGGACTGCCTCAGCTGCAAGCGCAATCAAAGCTGTGAGCTTCAGGAGCTTGGGAAAACGCTCGGCGTCGAAGTCACGCGGTTTGATGGCAAGCGGTCGGATTGCACCGTTGATATGTCTGTCTCTATTACGCGCGATTTGTCAAAATGCGTTCTGTGCCGTCGGTGCGTCACCGCCTGCAACGAGATTCAGGGTGTCGGCATCATCAACGCGCAGAACAGGGGATTTAACACCGTCATCGGCCCGGCGCTGAAAAACCCGATCGGCAACGTCAACTGCGCTTTCTGCGGGCAGTGCACCGTTGTCTGCCCCGTCGGCGCCCTCAAGGAGACGGACGCCATCACAAAGGTCTGGGACGCCATCAACGACCCGGAAAAGCGCGTCGTCGTCCAGACGGCCCCCGCCGTCCGTGTCGCCATTGCCGAGGAGTTCGGCAATCCGCCCGGCACGCGCGCAACCGGCAAAATGGCCGCCGCGCTGCACGCCCTCGGCTTTGACGATGTGTTTGACACAAACTTCACAGCCGACCTCACCATCATGGAGGAAGGCACAGAGCTTTTGTCGCGCCTGACAAATGCGCTGACAGGGGAAGAGGCCGTCCTGCCGATGATCACGAGCTGCAGCCCCGGCTGGATTAAATTCGTCGAGCACACGTATCCGGATAAGCTCGGCCATCTCTCAACGTGCAAATCGCCGCATACGATGCTCGGGGCACTGGCCAAATCCTATTACGCGGGCAAAATTAACGTCGACCCGAAAAACATTTTCGTCGTCTCCGTCATGCCTTGCACGGCCAAGAAGTTCGAGATCGTCCGTCCTGAAATGCAAAATGACGGCTGCCCGAATGTCGATGCGGTCATCACAACGCGGGAGCTGGCGTCGATGATCAAAGAAATGGGCATTGACTTTAATAACCTGGCCGATGAGGAATTTGACAATCCGCTCGGCATGTCAACCGGCGCTGCCGACATTTTCGGCCTGACGGGCGGCGTCATGGAGGCGGCTCTGCGCACGGCGTATGAGCTCGTCACGGGGCGGGAAATTCCGTTTGACGGATTGCACGTCACGCCCATCGTCGGTCTCGACCGCGTCAAAGAGGCGTCCATCACCATCGAGAACCCGAAGGATGCCTACAAGCATTTGAGCGGCGTGACCTTAAAAGTCGCCGTCACGAGCGGTCTCAAAGGCGCCAACCAGCTCATGGAGCAGGTGGCTGCGGGCCAGTCCCCGTACCACTTTATTGAAGTGATGGGCTGCCCCGGCGGGTGCATCACGGGCGGCGGCCAGCCGCGCTCGGACGACCCGGCCGTTCGCCAAAAGCGATTGGAGGGGATCTATTCGGAGGACGAGAGCAAAACGCTGCGCAAGTCGCATGAGAACCCGTACGTCGCTGCGCTGTACAAAGAATTCCTGGAGTATCCGAACAGCCACGCCTCGCACAAGTATCTTCACACGCATTACGTGCGCCGTGGTATTGGCAACGAGATGACGGAGCAACGCTTCGCCGTCGCGGCGCCCACCGCGAAAAAACCGGCGCGGGAGGTTGTTAGAGGCCATCGGGCTGCGGCGGCACCCGCCGACGGCAGAGACGTTTTTGCCGGTGTTCAAACGGTTCAGGTTCTTTCGCTTGAGGCGGAGAACACAAAGCTTAAAAGTGAGCTGGCCGACACTGCCGAAACGGTCGAAATTCTTAAAAACGTCATATCCGATTACCTCAAAAGAGACAGATAG
- a CDS encoding response regulator transcription factor, with amino-acid sequence MSDIRLLIVDRDEHARMLVKKLAENSGYTADTAADGVTAVKLFRRYDYQLVVMDTELPSLDGWNVCRQIRKLSDVPVIIVSALNGENDKLMAFDAGADDYLCKPYSQQELLARIRVFIYRCAGLKTPPRTKITYSGLYIDTASRAVFVNDAVVKLTPKEYDLLYFMSQNPNKAFSREMLLNEVWGYEFIGSDRTVDTHIKMLRDNLKPYDAYIVTVWGFGYKFVVTSDPALL; translated from the coding sequence ATGAGCGATATCCGTCTATTAATCGTGGACAGGGACGAGCATGCAAGGATGCTCGTTAAAAAGCTTGCCGAAAATTCCGGATATACGGCTGATACAGCGGCAGACGGCGTCACGGCCGTCAAGCTCTTCCGCCGGTATGATTACCAGCTCGTTGTGATGGATACAGAGCTGCCGTCCCTGGACGGCTGGAACGTTTGCCGGCAAATTCGAAAGCTCTCCGACGTACCTGTTATCATCGTTAGCGCCCTCAACGGCGAGAACGATAAGCTCATGGCCTTTGACGCCGGGGCGGACGATTATTTGTGCAAGCCGTATTCCCAGCAGGAGCTGCTCGCGCGCATCCGCGTTTTTATTTACCGCTGCGCCGGGCTCAAAACACCGCCCAGAACGAAGATTACATACAGCGGGCTGTATATCGACACGGCCTCCCGCGCCGTTTTCGTCAATGACGCGGTCGTCAAGCTCACGCCGAAGGAGTACGATCTTTTGTATTTCATGTCCCAGAACCCCAACAAGGCGTTTTCCCGTGAGATGCTCCTCAATGAGGTGTGGGGCTACGAGTTCATCGGCTCGGACAGGACGGTTGACACCCACATTAAAATGCTGCGCGATAATCTTAAGCCGTATGACGCGTATATTGTCACCGTCTGGGGCTTTGGCTATAAATTTGTTGTGACAAGCGACCCGGCTCTGCTATAA